In Streptomyces sp. NBC_00306, a single genomic region encodes these proteins:
- a CDS encoding acyl-CoA synthetase has protein sequence MTDLFPALTAGSDRPALRFGERGLTYGELAGAAGSLAVRIGGASRIALWATPTLETAVGVVAALLAGVPVVPLNPRTGERELAHILADSEPAAVLAAAGEQLPDGLDRLQRIDVPVTGDAGPPPAVPSPADPALIVYTSGTTGAPKGAVLPRRAIAASLDALEDAWEWTDADVLVHGLPLFHVHGLILGILGPLRRGGQVRHLGRFSLEGVIRELTDGGTMLFGVPTMYHRLAESLDDDRELTKALAGARLLVSGSAALPVHDQTRIRTATGRPVIERYGMTETLMNTSVRVDGEPRPGSVGVPLRGVELRLVEEDGTPVTAYDGAAIGEIQVRGENLFTEYLNRPDATAAAFDGDWFRTGDMAVRDPDGYVRIVGRKATDLIKSGGYKIGAGEIENALLEHPGVREAAVTGEADADLGERVVAWIVPVDGQSPPTEAELADHVAAQLAPHKRPRTVRFLDALPRNDMGKIMKRALHG, from the coding sequence GTGACTGACCTCTTCCCGGCGCTGACCGCCGGCTCGGACCGGCCCGCCCTGCGCTTCGGCGAACGCGGTCTGACCTACGGGGAACTCGCCGGCGCTGCGGGCTCGCTCGCCGTACGGATCGGCGGAGCGTCCCGGATCGCACTGTGGGCGACGCCGACGCTGGAGACGGCGGTGGGAGTGGTGGCCGCACTGCTGGCCGGCGTGCCCGTCGTGCCGCTGAACCCGAGGACGGGAGAGCGCGAGCTGGCGCACATCCTCGCGGACAGCGAACCGGCGGCCGTCCTGGCCGCAGCGGGAGAGCAACTGCCGGACGGGCTGGACCGGTTGCAGCGCATCGACGTCCCGGTGACGGGGGACGCGGGACCGCCGCCCGCGGTGCCGTCCCCGGCCGACCCGGCCCTGATCGTCTACACCTCGGGGACCACCGGCGCGCCGAAGGGCGCCGTGCTCCCGCGCCGGGCGATCGCGGCGAGCCTGGACGCCCTGGAGGACGCCTGGGAGTGGACGGACGCCGATGTGCTGGTGCACGGGCTGCCGCTGTTCCATGTGCACGGACTGATCCTCGGCATCCTCGGCCCGCTGCGCCGGGGCGGACAGGTGCGGCACCTCGGCCGGTTCTCGTTGGAGGGCGTCATCCGTGAGCTGACGGACGGCGGCACGATGCTGTTCGGGGTGCCGACGATGTACCACCGACTGGCCGAATCACTCGACGACGACCGGGAGTTGACGAAGGCGCTCGCGGGCGCGCGGCTGCTGGTGTCCGGCTCGGCGGCGCTGCCTGTGCACGACCAGACACGCATCCGTACGGCGACGGGCCGCCCGGTGATCGAGCGGTACGGCATGACCGAGACCCTGATGAACACGAGCGTCCGGGTCGACGGCGAACCGCGGCCGGGTTCCGTCGGGGTGCCGCTGCGGGGCGTGGAACTGCGGCTCGTCGAGGAGGACGGCACGCCGGTCACGGCGTACGACGGTGCGGCCATCGGCGAGATCCAGGTCCGCGGGGAGAACCTGTTCACGGAGTATCTGAACCGGCCGGACGCCACCGCGGCGGCCTTCGACGGCGACTGGTTCCGCACCGGGGACATGGCGGTGCGCGACCCGGACGGGTATGTGCGGATCGTCGGCCGCAAGGCCACGGACCTGATCAAGAGCGGCGGTTACAAGATCGGCGCCGGCGAGATCGAGAACGCGCTGCTGGAGCACCCGGGCGTGCGGGAAGCCGCCGTCACCGGAGAGGCCGACGCCGATCTGGGCGAGCGGGTGGTGGCCTGGATCGTTCCGGTGGACGGCCAGTCGCCGCCGACCGAGGCCGAGTTGGCGGATCATGTGGCGGCCCAGCTCGCTCCGCACAAGAGGCCCCGGACGGTGCGCTTCCTCGACGCGCTGCCGCGCAACGACATGGGCAAGATCATGAAGCGGGCGCTGCATGGCTGA
- a CDS encoding carboxyl transferase domain-containing protein, whose protein sequence is MADRLSASAAIALICDDFTETAPVERQGALDEQQAPDGPIGWEGYGDQRAAAARRTGSSESVVWGEATVGGRACVVISFEFGFLGGSLSSRAGDRLEAAYDRARELGRPLVSLIATGGSRMQEGMIALTQLQRVAAASVRLRAAGVAQIAVLRDPTTGGGWATLGAGADVILALPSAQVGFAGSRVRPPDADPSAYTAEAQLAAGQIDEIVAPEDLREAVSFWAAAAGGAGRARFEADEDRAPLDAAGRGRSDTVEPVGGGAETGAASGSGSVPPPFALGALPLPRTGWDAVTQARAPGRPHARAYLDAYFGRRRPLSGDRCGGVDAGMLCGVGMHDGRAVAFVAQGGTATLPAGYRTAARVVRLAGRLGLPVLTLIDTPGAANDAAAERSGAGAAIADLFAAIAGARSPVTSLLIGEGGSGGALALAAPGNTWATPDSYFSVIAPELAAAILKRPPEQVPGTADQLRLRPQDLVELGVVRGIVAPRE, encoded by the coding sequence ATGGCTGACCGGCTGAGCGCATCCGCGGCGATCGCGCTGATCTGCGACGACTTCACCGAGACGGCGCCGGTCGAACGGCAGGGCGCGCTCGACGAGCAGCAGGCACCGGACGGTCCGATCGGCTGGGAGGGGTACGGCGACCAGCGCGCGGCGGCGGCCCGGCGCACGGGGTCCTCCGAGTCCGTGGTGTGGGGCGAGGCGACGGTGGGCGGCCGTGCGTGTGTGGTGATCTCCTTCGAATTCGGCTTCCTCGGCGGCTCGTTGAGCAGCCGGGCCGGCGACCGGCTGGAGGCGGCGTACGACAGGGCCCGCGAGCTCGGCCGGCCGCTGGTGTCGCTGATCGCGACGGGCGGCAGCCGCATGCAGGAGGGCATGATCGCGCTGACCCAGCTCCAGCGGGTGGCGGCCGCGTCGGTGCGGCTGCGCGCCGCGGGAGTGGCGCAGATCGCGGTCCTGCGCGACCCGACGACGGGTGGCGGCTGGGCGACGCTGGGCGCGGGAGCGGATGTGATCCTGGCTCTCCCGTCGGCCCAGGTCGGCTTCGCGGGCTCCCGTGTGCGGCCCCCGGACGCGGACCCGTCGGCGTACACGGCGGAGGCACAGCTGGCCGCGGGCCAGATCGACGAGATCGTGGCGCCGGAGGACCTGCGGGAGGCGGTGTCGTTCTGGGCGGCGGCGGCCGGGGGTGCGGGCCGGGCCCGCTTCGAGGCGGACGAGGACCGTGCGCCCCTGGACGCGGCCGGTCGGGGCCGCTCGGACACGGTGGAACCTGTCGGCGGTGGCGCGGAGACGGGCGCGGCCTCCGGGTCCGGCTCCGTGCCTCCCCCTTTCGCGCTCGGCGCGCTGCCCCTCCCCCGCACCGGATGGGACGCCGTCACCCAGGCCCGCGCACCGGGGCGGCCCCACGCCCGGGCCTATCTCGACGCGTACTTCGGCCGGCGCAGGCCCCTCAGCGGCGACCGGTGCGGCGGGGTGGACGCCGGGATGCTCTGCGGGGTCGGGATGCACGACGGGCGGGCCGTCGCCTTCGTCGCGCAGGGCGGCACCGCCACCCTTCCGGCCGGCTACCGCACCGCCGCACGCGTCGTGCGCCTGGCCGGCCGGCTCGGGCTCCCCGTGCTCACCCTCATCGACACACCCGGCGCCGCCAACGACGCCGCGGCCGAGCGCTCCGGCGCGGGCGCCGCGATCGCCGACCTGTTCGCCGCGATCGCCGGCGCCCGGTCGCCGGTCACCAGCCTCCTCATCGGTGAAGGCGGTTCGGGCGGCGCCCTCGCGCTGGCCGCGCCCGGCAACACCTGGGCCACACCTGACAGTTACTTCTCCGTCATAGCACCCGAGCTCGCCGCCGCGATCCTCAAGCGTCCGCCGGAGCAGGTGCCCGGGACCGCCGACCAGTTGCGGCTGCGCCCGCAGGATCTGGTCGAACTCGGCGTCGTCCGCGGGATCGTCGCCCCGCGGGAGTGA
- a CDS encoding MFS transporter encodes MPQTSPAPSVRPRILADLTPLRTSVHYRRLWFGNTISWIGQGMTTLAISLQVYDITRSTFAVGLVGLCSLVPLLAFGLYGGAIADTVDRRRLGLISASGSAVLSAALAAAAFADFHHVWFLYGVVAFQSVCAAVNSPARSAMIPRLLPVEQLPAANALTSMTMTSGTLVGPMLGGLVVGFAGYQTAYAIDAVAFSASLYAMWRLPSMLPDRAEGAKKASVLEGLRFLATRPNLRMTFFSDFCAMILAHPRALFPAVAVVWYDGDARTAGLLVAAPALGAVLGGVFSGWQGRIRRQGLAILLAVGAWGAAIAVFGLTRNLWLGLLFLGFAGFADAISMAFRSTMLQAAVPDELRGRLQGVFLVVVVGGPRLGDFLAGSAADLTSPSVTVTGGGIACMLAVSLLALRWRGFARYDARDPQP; translated from the coding sequence ATGCCGCAGACCAGCCCCGCCCCCTCCGTGCGCCCGCGGATACTCGCCGACCTCACCCCGCTGCGCACCTCCGTCCACTACCGGCGGCTCTGGTTCGGCAACACGATCTCCTGGATCGGACAGGGGATGACCACCCTCGCGATCTCGCTCCAGGTGTACGACATCACCCGCTCCACGTTCGCGGTGGGGCTGGTCGGACTGTGCTCGCTCGTGCCGCTGCTGGCCTTCGGGCTGTACGGCGGCGCGATCGCCGACACCGTGGACCGGCGCCGGCTCGGGCTCATCAGCGCGAGCGGTTCCGCGGTGCTGTCGGCGGCGCTGGCCGCCGCGGCCTTCGCGGACTTCCACCATGTCTGGTTCCTGTACGGCGTGGTCGCGTTCCAGTCCGTGTGCGCGGCCGTCAACTCCCCGGCGCGCAGCGCGATGATCCCCCGGCTGCTGCCGGTCGAGCAGCTGCCCGCGGCCAACGCCCTCACCTCGATGACCATGACGTCCGGGACACTCGTCGGCCCGATGCTCGGCGGGCTCGTCGTCGGGTTCGCCGGCTACCAGACCGCGTACGCCATCGACGCCGTCGCCTTCTCCGCGTCCCTGTACGCGATGTGGCGGCTGCCGTCGATGCTGCCGGACCGTGCCGAGGGTGCGAAGAAGGCCTCCGTCCTGGAGGGGCTGCGGTTCCTGGCGACCCGGCCGAATCTGCGGATGACGTTCTTCTCCGACTTCTGCGCCATGATCCTCGCCCATCCGCGCGCGCTGTTCCCCGCCGTCGCCGTCGTCTGGTACGACGGCGACGCCCGCACCGCCGGCTTGCTGGTCGCGGCCCCGGCCCTCGGCGCGGTGCTCGGCGGGGTGTTCTCCGGATGGCAGGGGCGGATCAGGCGGCAGGGGCTCGCGATCCTGCTGGCCGTCGGGGCCTGGGGCGCGGCCATCGCGGTCTTCGGGCTCACCCGCAATCTGTGGCTCGGGCTGCTCTTCCTCGGCTTCGCCGGTTTCGCGGACGCGATCTCGATGGCGTTCCGCAGCACCATGCTCCAGGCGGCCGTGCCCGACGAGTTGCGCGGCCGGCTCCAGGGTGTGTTCCTCGTGGTGGTCGTGGGCGGGCCGCGGCTCGGCGACTTCCTCGCGGGCAGCGCCGCGGATCTCACCTCGCCGTCGGTGACGGTGACCGGCGGCGGGATCGCCTGTATGCTGGCGGTCTCGCTGCTGGCACTGCGCTGGCGCGGCTTCGCCCGGTACGACGCACGGGACCCCCAGCCGTAG
- a CDS encoding VOC family protein — MAVRPEGTPCWADAMFLDLEAAKSFYGELLGWTFGEGQEEYGDYTQAYSDGKAVAALSPQMPGMDSPAAWNLYFATPDAAATAARIREYGGTLMMEPMEVGGFGTMVSAQDPSGVFFSAWQAAAHEGFEKTGEPGAYAWVDVHTRDARKADSFFPSVFPFEVQRMDVDDVDFHLWSIGGDPVAGRQKTEEDASDGLPPFANVYFAVSDCDRAVTTAVKLGGRLLSEPMDSPFGRSATVADPQGAVFSVIDLQNTKGEMPTFS; from the coding sequence ATGGCCGTACGACCGGAAGGCACGCCCTGCTGGGCGGACGCGATGTTCCTCGACCTGGAGGCCGCGAAGAGCTTCTATGGCGAGCTCCTCGGCTGGACCTTCGGCGAGGGCCAGGAGGAGTACGGCGACTACACCCAGGCCTACTCGGACGGGAAGGCGGTGGCCGCGCTCTCCCCGCAGATGCCGGGCATGGACAGCCCCGCCGCCTGGAACCTGTACTTCGCCACCCCGGACGCGGCCGCGACCGCCGCGAGGATCCGGGAGTACGGCGGCACCCTGATGATGGAGCCCATGGAGGTCGGCGGGTTCGGCACCATGGTGAGCGCCCAGGACCCGAGCGGAGTGTTCTTCAGCGCCTGGCAGGCGGCCGCCCACGAGGGCTTCGAGAAGACCGGGGAGCCCGGGGCCTACGCCTGGGTCGACGTCCACACCCGTGACGCGCGCAAGGCGGACTCCTTCTTCCCGTCCGTCTTTCCCTTCGAGGTCCAGCGCATGGACGTCGACGACGTGGACTTCCACCTCTGGAGCATCGGCGGTGATCCGGTGGCGGGACGGCAGAAGACGGAGGAGGACGCGTCCGACGGACTGCCGCCCTTCGCGAACGTCTACTTCGCCGTGTCCGACTGCGACAGGGCGGTGACCACGGCGGTCAAGCTCGGCGGACGGCTGCTGAGCGAACCCATGGACAGCCCCTTCGGCCGCTCGGCGACGGTCGCGGACCCGCAGGGTGCGGTGTTCTCGGTCATCGACCTTCAGAACACCAAGGGTGAGATGCCCACGTTCTCCTGA
- a CDS encoding RICIN domain-containing protein: MQKPRTQGPVPPARTGLDPGDSDEGLAAALRTGDGDAETRTVAVLLARHWQPVFDYASIGTPSAKAASMLATAAFNKVLENLRHARTTAALRPLLLLTARQTAKAWAADERVTALPELQNPETGRTVPVDMFTLAENRALVARSFQAMPGPAQCLLWHVEVEAEGISVPAGLLATDARTAAGQLDQAREIFRVGILRSHLELTQDKECRHYNRLLDVSLRRGGTLIPDIQAHLATCRHCRFAAEQLDHGGGRLALLLAEGLLGWAAQPYLDSRPARNNARYQARAAAVHGPARGPGRHSRGGPARALFPLTFRGRRITLPQRGRGAVLTGLGVVAGLLVVATLVTQLWADDGGTAGPPAPSGSVSAPPVPGGQAPTAPGPQPSTTSAAHPTGPFSTRLRNTVAGLCLDIRDRSAQFGTEATMAACTTSVTQQWVYENDGLLRSGAALELCLNSHELDGVLVLGSCPGTSAPDASDVRYDLTIQGHVVPRWNESLAVVPSSTEAGAPVVVKVRDGSAAQQWATDNVAVGTPRMRPSADAPNTQEVNGPSGRGRSSAPADGEQHTSEGRTRQGVPGADLRSVRDDGGAAEPDGTAQAAILPALEPALHQVPAAVSGLVEGVDRDLLEPAGSLLRTEEATPAGG; this comes from the coding sequence ATGCAGAAGCCCCGCACTCAGGGTCCCGTCCCACCTGCCCGCACCGGTCTCGACCCCGGGGACTCCGACGAAGGCCTCGCGGCCGCGCTGCGGACCGGCGACGGCGATGCCGAGACCCGCACGGTGGCCGTGCTGCTCGCGAGGCACTGGCAACCCGTCTTCGACTACGCCTCGATCGGTACCCCTTCGGCCAAAGCGGCGTCCATGCTGGCCACGGCGGCATTCAACAAGGTGCTCGAAAATCTGCGGCACGCGCGGACGACCGCCGCTCTGCGGCCCCTTCTGCTGCTCACGGCACGCCAGACCGCCAAGGCATGGGCTGCCGACGAGCGGGTCACCGCTCTGCCCGAACTCCAGAATCCCGAGACGGGCCGCACCGTACCGGTCGACATGTTCACTCTGGCCGAAAACCGGGCCCTGGTCGCCAGGTCATTCCAGGCAATGCCCGGCCCCGCCCAATGTCTCCTGTGGCATGTCGAGGTGGAGGCCGAGGGCATATCCGTACCAGCTGGTTTGCTGGCAACAGATGCGCGTACCGCGGCCGGGCAGCTCGATCAGGCGCGAGAAATCTTCCGGGTGGGCATCCTGCGGTCCCATCTCGAACTCACGCAGGACAAGGAATGCCGCCACTACAACCGGCTGCTCGATGTATCCCTGCGCCGCGGCGGCACTCTGATACCCGACATCCAGGCGCACCTGGCCACCTGCCGGCACTGCCGGTTCGCCGCCGAACAGCTCGACCACGGCGGCGGCCGGCTCGCCCTTCTGCTGGCCGAGGGACTGCTCGGCTGGGCCGCCCAGCCCTATCTCGATTCCCGGCCCGCTCGGAACAACGCCCGCTACCAGGCCCGTGCGGCCGCCGTGCACGGCCCGGCACGCGGCCCCGGCCGGCACTCGCGCGGCGGACCCGCCCGCGCCCTGTTCCCCCTCACCTTCCGGGGCCGCCGGATCACCCTGCCGCAGCGCGGCCGGGGCGCCGTCCTCACCGGGCTCGGCGTCGTCGCCGGTCTGCTCGTCGTCGCGACCCTTGTCACCCAGCTGTGGGCGGACGACGGCGGCACCGCGGGCCCGCCCGCCCCGAGCGGCTCGGTCTCCGCGCCCCCCGTACCCGGAGGCCAGGCACCGACCGCCCCGGGCCCGCAGCCGTCGACGACCTCGGCCGCCCACCCGACCGGGCCCTTCAGCACGCGGCTGCGCAACACCGTGGCCGGTCTGTGCCTGGACATCCGCGACCGCAGCGCACAGTTCGGCACGGAGGCAACGATGGCCGCCTGCACCACCTCGGTCACCCAGCAGTGGGTCTACGAGAACGACGGTCTGCTGCGCAGCGGCGCGGCCCTCGAACTGTGCCTGAACTCCCATGAGCTCGACGGTGTGCTCGTGCTTGGCTCCTGTCCCGGGACCTCGGCGCCCGATGCGTCCGACGTCCGGTACGACCTGACCATCCAGGGCCATGTGGTCCCCCGCTGGAACGAGTCGCTGGCGGTCGTCCCGAGCTCCACCGAGGCCGGGGCACCGGTCGTGGTCAAGGTCCGCGACGGTTCGGCGGCGCAGCAGTGGGCGACGGACAACGTTGCCGTCGGCACGCCCAGGATGCGCCCGAGCGCCGACGCCCCGAACACGCAGGAGGTCAACGGGCCCTCGGGGCGCGGCCGTTCGTCCGCACCCGCGGACGGCGAGCAGCACACCTCGGAAGGGCGGACGCGACAGGGCGTGCCGGGCGCCGATCTGCGCAGTGTCCGTGACGACGGGGGAGCGGCGGAACCGGACGGCACCGCCCAGGCCGCCATCCTCCCGGCCCTGGAGCCCGCCCTCCATCAGGTGCCCGCGGCCGTGAGCGGCCTCGTCGAAGGCGTGGACCGCGACCTTCTCGAACCGGCCGGATCCCTCCTCCGTACGGAGGAGGCCACTCCTGCCGGCGGATGA
- a CDS encoding SRPBCC family protein, with translation MSTDVVTLERPIAARPETVFSFLTDRNKWLLWMGKDGRFSFEPGGAYRTNIVGDNVAEGRFVEIDPPERLVFTWGWTEGALSIPPGSTTVDITLEPVPDGTLLRLVHSGLPTPEACAAHKEGWAHYVDRLATLAAGGNPGSDNWK, from the coding sequence GTGAGTACTGACGTGGTCACCCTGGAACGGCCCATAGCCGCCCGGCCCGAGACGGTGTTCTCCTTCCTCACCGACCGGAACAAGTGGCTGCTCTGGATGGGCAAGGACGGCCGGTTCAGCTTCGAGCCGGGCGGTGCCTACCGGACGAACATCGTCGGCGACAACGTCGCCGAGGGCCGCTTCGTCGAGATCGACCCACCCGAACGGCTCGTCTTCACATGGGGCTGGACCGAGGGCGCGCTGTCCATCCCGCCCGGCTCCACGACGGTCGACATCACCCTCGAACCGGTACCTGACGGCACCCTGCTCCGTCTCGTCCACAGCGGCCTGCCGACCCCCGAGGCATGCGCCGCGCACAAGGAGGGGTGGGCGCACTACGTGGACCGGCTCGCGACTCTGGCGGCGGGCGGGAATCCCGGTTCCGACAACTGGAAGTGA
- a CDS encoding YtxH domain-containing protein, with the protein MRYKVTFVVGLAVGYVIGTRAGRERYEQLKKSMRQLSQNPAVRNAAESAAHNGREVAGKAFHAVSDKVGDRMPDSVSERVRSLRERSSGREDEWGTTNT; encoded by the coding sequence ATGCGGTACAAGGTCACGTTCGTCGTCGGACTGGCTGTCGGCTATGTGATCGGCACACGGGCCGGCCGTGAGCGCTACGAGCAGCTGAAGAAGTCCATGCGTCAGCTGTCGCAGAACCCCGCCGTGCGCAACGCCGCGGAGTCCGCGGCGCACAACGGCCGCGAGGTGGCCGGCAAGGCCTTCCACGCGGTGAGCGACAAGGTCGGGGACCGGATGCCTGACTCGGTCTCCGAGCGGGTCAGGTCCCTGCGGGAGCGCAGCTCCGGCAGGGAGGACGAATGGGGAACGACCAACACGTGA
- a CDS encoding FGGY family carbohydrate kinase, producing the protein MGIVAGLDSSSAFTRIVVCDADTGAVLRQGYAPHPVEPKATEADPQAWLLSLGEAAAGGLLEGVQAIGVSAQQHGMVPLDRQGGLVRPALLGNDKRAQVAAADLIDALGGRQPWAEAVGSVPQAAHPVAKLRWMARSEPEAAQRVAAVLQPHDWLVWQLLGRPVRRTTDRGGASGTGYWSAGTGSYRPDLVELALGHQCALPEVLGPAEAAGTTPEGLLISAGTGETMAAAFGLGVGVGDAVVSLGASGSVMAVHHEALADPSGMITSYADATGMHLPVVHTSNAVRALRGTAELLGLDGLEELSALAMKSTPGSSGLVLLPYLEGERTPQLPHTAGTLTGLRRESMRPEHLARASFEGMLCSLADAMDVLRARGVEVRRVFLLGASAGLPAVQSAAPGIFGAQVVVPQPADYAALGAARQAAWALGASQGMLSPASPPIWQDAAAQLFEPGDELAVGQAVRQQYSATREQLHPGAFGPTS; encoded by the coding sequence ATGGGGATAGTCGCCGGTCTGGACAGTTCGTCTGCATTCACCCGCATCGTCGTCTGTGACGCGGACACGGGTGCCGTGTTGCGGCAGGGCTATGCCCCGCACCCGGTGGAGCCCAAAGCCACCGAAGCCGATCCGCAGGCGTGGCTGCTCTCGCTCGGCGAGGCGGCGGCCGGTGGCCTGCTCGAAGGTGTGCAGGCCATCGGCGTCTCCGCCCAGCAGCACGGCATGGTCCCGCTGGACCGTCAGGGCGGACTCGTCCGGCCCGCGCTCCTCGGCAACGACAAGCGCGCGCAGGTCGCCGCGGCCGATCTGATCGACGCACTCGGCGGGCGGCAGCCCTGGGCCGAGGCGGTCGGCTCCGTGCCGCAGGCCGCTCACCCGGTGGCGAAGCTGCGCTGGATGGCACGCTCCGAACCCGAAGCGGCTCAGCGAGTGGCCGCGGTGCTCCAGCCGCACGACTGGCTGGTGTGGCAGCTGCTCGGCCGGCCGGTCCGCCGGACCACCGACCGCGGTGGCGCCTCCGGCACCGGATACTGGTCGGCGGGCACCGGTTCCTACCGCCCCGACCTGGTGGAACTCGCTCTCGGCCATCAGTGCGCGCTCCCCGAGGTGCTCGGCCCGGCCGAAGCCGCGGGCACCACTCCCGAGGGCCTGCTGATCTCCGCCGGCACCGGCGAGACGATGGCCGCCGCCTTCGGTCTCGGCGTCGGCGTCGGCGACGCGGTGGTCTCGCTCGGGGCCTCCGGTTCCGTGATGGCCGTGCACCACGAGGCACTGGCCGACCCCAGCGGAATGATCACGTCGTACGCGGACGCGACCGGCATGCATCTGCCGGTGGTGCACACCTCCAACGCCGTACGGGCGCTGCGCGGCACCGCCGAGCTGCTGGGGCTCGACGGCCTCGAGGAACTCTCCGCGCTGGCCATGAAGTCCACGCCCGGCTCCTCCGGGCTGGTCCTGCTGCCGTATCTGGAGGGCGAGCGGACCCCCCAACTGCCGCACACCGCGGGCACCCTGACCGGTCTGCGCCGGGAGTCGATGCGGCCCGAGCATCTGGCGCGGGCTTCCTTCGAGGGCATGCTCTGCTCGCTCGCCGACGCGATGGACGTCCTGCGCGCCCGCGGCGTCGAGGTGCGGCGGGTCTTTCTGCTGGGTGCGAGTGCCGGGCTGCCGGCCGTGCAGTCCGCGGCCCCCGGGATCTTCGGCGCTCAGGTGGTCGTGCCCCAGCCCGCCGACTACGCGGCGCTCGGCGCGGCACGGCAGGCGGCCTGGGCGCTCGGGGCCTCGCAGGGGATGCTGTCCCCCGCGTCCCCGCCGATCTGGCAGGACGCCGCGGCGCAGCTCTTCGAGCCGGGCGACGAACTGGCGGTGGGTCAGGCGGTGCGCCAGCAGTACAGCGCGACGCGGGAGCAGTTGCACCCCGGAGCCTTCGGCCCGACATCTTGA
- a CDS encoding ABC transporter ATP-binding protein: MLIRLLRTHLSPYTRPIALLVALQLLQTSATLYLPTLNADIIDNGVVKGDTGYILRLGALMIGISLVQVVCNIGAVYYGARTASALGRDVRAAVFDRVQSFSAREVGRFGAPSLITRTTNDVQQVQMLVLMAFTLMVSAPIMCVGGIVLALGQDVTLSTVLLAVVPVLGIAVSLIVKKMRPLFRTMQERLDTVNRVLREQITGNRVIRAFVRDGYEKDRFRGANTELTDVSLATGRLMALMFPTVLTVVNVSSVAVVWFGAHRVDSGAIQIGALTAFLAYLMQIVMAVMMATFMFMMVPRAEVCAERIDEVLATESSVVPPAAPVRKLHRRGYLEVRGAEFRYPGAEEPVLRDVSLSARPGETTAIIGSTGSGKSTLLGLVPRLFDATGGEVLVDGVDVRELEPALMARTVGLVPQKPFLFSGTVATNLRYGRPDASDEDLWQALEVAQAAGFVRELEGGLDAPIAQGGTNVSGGQRQRLAIARTLVQRPEIYLFDDSFSALDYATDAALRSALTLETSEATVVIVAQRVSTIRDADRIVVLDEGQVVGAGTHRELMAGNETYREIVLSQLTEAEAA, from the coding sequence GTGCTGATACGACTGCTGCGGACCCATCTGAGTCCGTACACACGACCCATCGCCCTGCTGGTGGCGCTGCAGTTGCTGCAGACCAGCGCCACTCTGTATCTGCCCACCCTGAACGCCGACATCATCGACAACGGTGTCGTGAAGGGTGACACGGGCTACATTCTGCGGCTCGGCGCGCTCATGATCGGCATCAGCCTCGTGCAGGTCGTCTGCAACATCGGTGCCGTCTACTACGGGGCTCGGACCGCTTCCGCCCTCGGACGGGACGTGCGGGCGGCCGTCTTCGACCGGGTGCAGAGCTTCTCGGCCCGCGAGGTCGGGCGCTTCGGGGCACCGTCGCTGATCACCCGGACGACCAACGACGTCCAGCAGGTGCAGATGCTGGTCCTGATGGCGTTCACCCTGATGGTGTCGGCTCCCATCATGTGCGTCGGCGGCATCGTGCTGGCTCTCGGCCAGGACGTGACCCTGTCCACGGTGCTGCTGGCGGTGGTGCCGGTGCTCGGCATCGCCGTGTCCCTGATCGTCAAGAAGATGCGGCCCCTGTTCCGGACCATGCAGGAGCGGCTGGACACCGTGAACCGGGTGCTGCGGGAGCAGATCACCGGCAACCGCGTGATCCGCGCCTTCGTCCGGGACGGCTACGAGAAGGACCGCTTCCGCGGGGCGAACACGGAGCTGACCGATGTGTCCCTGGCCACCGGCCGGCTGATGGCCTTGATGTTCCCGACCGTGCTGACGGTCGTGAACGTCTCGTCCGTCGCCGTGGTCTGGTTCGGTGCGCACCGCGTCGACAGCGGTGCCATCCAGATCGGCGCGCTGACCGCGTTCCTCGCCTATCTCATGCAGATCGTGATGGCCGTGATGATGGCCACCTTCATGTTCATGATGGTGCCGCGCGCCGAGGTCTGTGCCGAGCGGATCGACGAGGTCCTGGCGACGGAGTCGAGCGTGGTGCCGCCCGCCGCGCCGGTGCGGAAGCTGCACCGGCGGGGGTATCTGGAGGTACGCGGCGCCGAGTTCCGCTACCCCGGGGCCGAGGAGCCGGTGCTGCGTGATGTCTCGCTGTCGGCGCGGCCGGGCGAGACGACCGCGATCATCGGCTCTACCGGCAGCGGGAAGTCGACGCTGCTGGGTCTGGTGCCGCGGCTGTTCGACGCGACCGGCGGCGAGGTGCTCGTCGACGGGGTGGACGTCCGCGAACTCGAACCGGCGCTGATGGCCCGGACCGTGGGGCTCGTGCCGCAGAAGCCGTTCCTGTTCTCCGGCACGGTGGCGACGAACCTGCGGTACGGGAGGCCCGACGCGAGCGACGAGGATCTGTGGCAGGCGCTGGAGGTGGCGCAGGCCGCCGGCTTCGTACGCGAACTGGAGGGCGGGCTCGACGCGCCGATCGCGCAGGGCGGCACGAACGTCTCCGGCGGTCAGCGCCAGCGGCTCGCGATCGCCCGGACGCTGGTGCAGCGTCCGGAGATCTATCTGTTCGACGACTCGTTCTCGGCGCTGGACTACGCGACCGACGCGGCGCTGCGGTCCGCACTGACACTCGAGACCTCGGAGGCGACGGTCGTCATCGTCGCCCAGCGGGTGTCCACCATCCGTGACGCGGACCGGATCGTGGTCCTGGACGAGGGGCAGGTCGTGGGGGCGGGAACCCACCGCGAGCTGATGGCGGGGAACGAGACCTACCGGGAGATCGTGCTCTCGCAGCTGACGGAGGCTGAAGCCGCATGA